One Geoalkalibacter subterraneus genomic window carries:
- the lepB gene encoding signal peptidase I — protein MQAIATIVLTVTVFHLATSRFSFGLEAQEEACLPYTLFVIDKKDTSVALGDFVAFYADERTRPWFEPGTLMIKEVRATAGDRIRIEKGQMFINDAEVDYGRIDPEVVSKIEEKKKVTPSFDREMVLEEMRFWVMGNQPRTFDSRYWGPISSEQIVGQAYPLF, from the coding sequence TTGCAGGCGATTGCCACAATCGTTCTAACCGTTACGGTTTTTCATCTTGCAACGTCGAGATTTTCGTTCGGGCTTGAGGCGCAAGAAGAGGCCTGCTTGCCCTACACACTGTTTGTCATCGACAAAAAAGACACATCCGTTGCATTGGGAGACTTTGTGGCCTTTTACGCCGATGAACGCACCCGTCCCTGGTTCGAACCGGGCACTTTGATGATAAAGGAGGTGAGGGCTACCGCAGGAGATCGCATTCGGATAGAAAAGGGGCAGATGTTTATCAACGATGCCGAAGTTGATTATGGAAGGATCGACCCGGAAGTGGTTTCAAAAATAGAAGAGAAAAAGAAGGTCACACCGAGTTTTGACAGGGAAATGGTTCTTGAAGAGATGCGTTTCTGGGTCATGGGCAATCAGCCTCGCACTTTTGACTCAAGGTACTGGGGGCCCATTTCTTCGGAACAGATTGTGGGGCAGGCATACCCCTTATTTTAA